In Oryza sativa Japonica Group chromosome 1, ASM3414082v1, the genomic stretch ttttttttaaggtcTTCCTAGGACAAATTGAGAGGAATCGCCTCCTAGAAATAGTCAAACGGAACAATTTTGGTGAAAGAGCACCACAAGTGTTTACGGATTCCTACTCACTCGGTGTCAGTGACGGCGGCGAGTAGAGCTAGAGCATCGTGTCTTTGGACCAGGTCGTGGTAAACACAGGCgaagcgacgacgatgacctcGAGTCGACGCTGCTGTGCAGGGGTGCAGCAGGAGAGGAGACGCGAGCGACGACGACAAACAAAGCAGCGCTCCTGCTCCTCCCATGCCGTGCCTCCCCCTCCCTGCCGTCGCTGTCCATGTCCTAGTGAAGGTGAAGCCGCCAATGAAGACGATGTGAATATGCTGCCCATTGCACAAGATTgggcgagggagggaggagtCCAGATCCTGCCTCCCCCAGGATACTTCGCCCCGCGTTCCCCTCCCCCCCTCACTCCCACGGGACACGCGCCGCCctacgcctcctcctcccttctccaaCTCCCCCAAGACTGCTTGTGAGAGAAGCTACTCTACCCTGCTCGGTTTCTTGATTCTCTCTCTGCCTGTCGTCGGTGAGTAACTTTGCGCGATCTTGTCCATCCTTATCTTTGCAGAAATATCTTTTCTTTCGGTATGTTTCCAAGCTTTCCCATCAGCTAGTGGTTCGCATCGTATGCAACGGATTCTTTGGTTCttgatttcctttttcttttttctgaccatttcaggatttgtcccaagttatcttttttttcccttttttcccttcttctGGTCATTTCAGGATTGGTTCCAAGCTGTtgattttcttctctcttttttttttgtcatttcaGGGTTGGTTCCAAGTTCATgattttccttctttctttcttcttcttatttTTGGGCCATTTCATGATTGGTTCCAAGTTGTTGATTATCTTTTCTGGTTATTTCAGGATTGATTGCAAGATCAAGATAGGCTGCACAGTGGCGTGTGTGATTAATCATGTGTGCCTGATGCACTTGTAGCTGGGGATGCAGGTGAATCTGAGGCCGTTACTGTACCAAGAACAGGAGGTTCAATAGAGGGGAAGAGATTCTTGACGAAGCACACAAAGGGAGGATCCTAAATTGATGTAGCAGGAATGTCGAGTGGGCTCAAGAAGAAGGGCCTGGAGTGGGATTTGAACGATTGGAGATGGGATTCAAACCTGTTCTTGGCCACACCATCCAACGCTTCTCCATCCAAGTGCAGCAGGAGGGAATTGGGCCGAGCCGAGGGGGAGATCGATTTTGGTGTGGTTGATAAGAGGAGAAGAGTCTCACCagaggacgatgacggcgagGAGTGCATCAATGCAGCAACCACGAATGGGGACGATGGCCAGATTTCTGGTCAGAGAGGAAGGAGCAGTGAGGACGAGATGCCTAGGCAAGGCACCTGTTCTAGTAGCGGTCCGTGTTGCCAAGTCGACGGCTGCACGGTCAATCTCAGCAGTGCCAGGGATTACAACAAGAGGCATAAGGTCTGTGAGGTGCATACCAAGTCGGGAGTGGTTCGTATAAAAAACGTAGAACACCGGTTCTGTCAACAGTGCAGCAGGTTAGTCGGTGATCTCCTTGTCAAATTAACAAGTTGGTCATGCTACATGTACCTTTGTGCATTTTTCAGTTTAGTGCATTTATGCTTGTGACATAGTCCTATTATATCTACTTCAAAATGCCTTCAACTGGGACTCTTCTCTGATTAGAATTTTACTCTATGggagagggagaaaaaaaacaagtgaaGGTAATGTTGTCAATAAGTCATAAAACCTTGAATATAGATAGGCTATAAACATCTTTCTACGTTTGTTATATCGCCAATAAAAAAACATGTTACATCCTGTAACCAAACGTTTACTTTGATCAACAGTACCTCAATATATAGACTGGCTGTAtgacaaaaatacaaaaaaaaaaaaagagattttcTTCAAAAGATACTGATTTTATTCTTTTATCAGTCTTGAGAAACATATCACAACAGAAATTGGTACTCAAAATTGTGATTTGGAGACTGAATAAatgctaaaaaaaaactttacttcTAATTGAGgaatgatatatattttttagaagcAACAGATAGGTTCAGAAAAGGTTGTTCAATGTTTGAATGGTAGTTTAAGTGACAATTTTAATTAATGATCAACAATTGCGGAAAGTTAGTCACGATCAATTCTCTATCAAATCAACAGCTAAAGTTTCACTTGTAGTTTATGTTCAGTTGATTTGACAAGAAAGTTTCTGTATGCATTGATCCAAAGTTCTCACACTCTTAAATTGTTAAGTCTAAAAAACACCATAGTTCTAAACTGAAGCAGATAATGGATTCAAGGTGTGTATGAAACGAGGATTTATGAGTATAACTAAATTCAGATTGTTCACATAATTAGAAAAAAGTCCATATCTTTTAGGTAGTCAGAACTCATGAACTGAAACAAGAGGGAAAATATATAAACACCACATTAATCACATGTTTCACTTTGGCCCCTCTACTGCACTTTCGTTCATTGCCATCCTAAGTTGAAATGGTGTACATAAAGCCCTCCACCCAAATACTGTATGCGGGCCATATTTTCCAGTTCCAAGCAATTAATTACTATGTGTTAACTTGATGTTAAATTGATGCTTACATGCTAGACTAGCGTGCAATTTGTGGATAACCCTGGTCTGATATACACATGGTTCCTGCAAGAAACTATGATAAATAGTGAAGAAAATTTAATGTGGTTGACATATCAGGGGCTTATGAATGATACATCCAATTATGCGGGTATCAATGAACAAAAATGATGTGAAGATTACTTGTGTGTCTTTTTTTGTAGTTTTATGGTAATTATTTGACATGCCTTGTCAGGTTTCACTTTCTTCAAGAATTTGATGAAGGAAAGAAGAGCTGTCGCTCACGGCTAGCACAACATAACAGAAGGAGGAGGAAAGTACAAGTGCAGGCTGGTGTAGATGTGAATTCCTTGCATGAAAATCATTCTTTGAGCAACACATTACTCCTGTTGTTGAAACAACTTTCTGGCCTAGATTGTAAGTTTTTAGAATTCTATGAAACAGTTTTAGATGCAGCTATATATTACTTCATATGTGATCAAGCCATAGTCATGCAACTGTTATTATTTTGGTGGCAGCTAGTGGTCCATCTGAGCAAATCAATGGTCCTAACTATTTGACCAATCTTGTGAAGAATCTTGCTGCTCTTGCTGGTACACAAAGAAATCAAGATATGCTAAAGAATGCAAATTCTGCTGCAATAGCATCACATACTGGTAATTATGTTGCAAAAGGCAATAGTCTACATGACTCAAGACCACATATTCCTGTAGGCACTGAATCCACTGCAGGTAAAAAACAACTTGATTATCTGCTGCTGTTACGCGAAGGCTAATGAATACCACACTTTCAAATAAACTGTGTTTCACATTTGTTACCAGAAGAACCTACAGTGGAAAGGCGTGTgcaaaattttgatttaaatgATGCTTATGTGGAAGGAGATGAGGTCAGTTACTTTGATTTTTAGATGTCTTTCTGATGTACAATTTAGAGTTTGTCTGGTTTCTCTGACATTCACAACATTTGCAGAATCGAACAGATAAAATTGTGTTTAAACTCTTCGGGAAAGAGCCAAATGATTTTCCTTCTGATTTACGTGCTCAGGTTACAACCCATACTTCAAACTGTACTAAATGTTTCTGTTCACAGCTTTGTTGTTGAGAATATATTGAGTTACTCTAACAGCTTAACTCTCTCatcaaattattttatttacagATCCTCAGCTGGTTGTCGAATTGCCCAAGTGATATAGAGAGCTATATCAGGCCTGGCTGTATCATCCTAACTATTTACATGCGCCTCCCTAATTGGATGTGGGATAAGGTATTGTTGCGCTACGCAAACAGTTGTATCGATAtgtatatctcttctctactaccatctccgtttcagattataagactttctagcattgcccacattcatatagatgttaatgaatctaggaacgcatatatatctagattcattaacatatatatgaatgtggaaaatactagaaagtcttataatatgaaacggaggaagtatgattTACCAGCTAACTTGCTTTTATCAGCTTCAGCTACTAAAATGGATAAACAGCatataaatttgaattataAACCTTGGATAAAGAAGCAAACTGCTTACTTACTGCTAATTTTCTTTGCTGAATTTGTCAAAAGCTTGCTGCCGACCCAGCTCACTGGATACAGAAGCTAATTAGCTTGTCCACTGATACCTTGTGGAGAACAGGATGGATGTATGCAAGGGTGCAGGACTACCTGACATTGAGTTGCAACGGTTTGTTCACCTTATTTCTGGTCATTATTTTGCTGGTCATTCATCCTTGTTCCTTATAAATTTTGTATTCATCTACTTGAGCACCAGTTTCTCATATTTTGCTGTTTCCCTCGTCTTGCAGGTAATCTTATGTTAGCGTCTCCCTGGCAGCCTGCAATAGGCAACAAGCATCAGATATTGTTTATAACCCCTATTGCAGTTGCTTGTTCTTCAACAGCAAACTTCTCAGTGAAAGGTCTCAACATAGCTCAACCAACCACAAAGTAGGTACTTCGTGACATTGAACATCTCCACTGACCGAGCTGTCGTATTTATTAATAGAATGTTTGTATTCAGATTACTTTGCATTTTTGGTGGGAAGTATCTAATCCAAGAAGCAACAGAAAAGCTACTTGATGATACTAAAATGCAGCGAGGCCCTCAGTGTCTGACCTTCTCTTGCTCCTTTCCTAGTACTAGTGGAAGAGGATTCATAGAGGTACAATTTTTATGTCGTTATGTATGCTCTCATTTTCCCCTTCTTACATTGCAgaattcttgttttcttttccaGGTTGAAGATCTTGATCAAAGCAGCCTTTCATTTCCCTTTGttgttgctgaagaagatgtaTGTTCTGAAATTCGAACACTGGAACATTTACTGAATCTGGTTTCATTTGATGACACCTTGGTAGAGAAAAACGATTTGTTGGCTTCTCGAGATCGAGCCTTAAATTTTTTACACGAATTTGGTTGGTTTCTTCAAAGGAGCCACATACGAGCTACATCTGAGACTCCAAAAGATTGTACTGAGGGCTTTCCTGCTGCAAGATTTAGATGGTTGCTGTCCTTTGCAGTTGATCGGGAATTTTGTGCTGTTATAAAGAAGCTTCTGGACACCTTGTTTCAGGGTGGTGTTGATCTGGATGTCCAATCAACAGTTGAATTTGTCCTGAAACAAGATTTAGTATTTGTGGCTGTCAACAAACGGTCGAAGCCTTTAATTGACTTTCTGTTGACATACACAACATCTTCTGCTCCAATGGACGGAACTGAAAGTGCTGCTCCAGCTCAGTTCTTGTTTACACCTGACATAGCTGGTCCATCAGATATTACACCTCTTCATATTGCAGCCACATACAGTGATACTGCTGGTGTTTTAGATGCTTTAACTGATGATCCTCAGCAGGTACTTACTCTAAACACCTGTGATTTTACAGAATCGACACATGCATTTCTGTTTCTTATCTTCCCTTAATCTATCAAATGCATGGTGCACAACTATGTTCAAGGTAACATACATCTTTGAACATTTGGTGCAACAACCTAGTACTTTTTTCCTGAGATGGGTCCACTACCACATCCAACAGAAATTCACTTTTTACCCccgaaaaagagaaaaaaaataaaaggaatatCTTCAAAACTTGGTTTATGGAGTTATCATGTCCTGAAGGTTAAAATCGGCACTTCCATCCATCACATTTAAATTACTGCCTACGTTGAAAATATGAACTGTGGTTATTCCTTATTTCTGCATAACTGTTACAGCTGGGAATCAAAGCATGGAAGAATGCTCGCGATGCTACTGGATTGACTCCGGAGGATTACGCTCGGAAGAGAGGCCACGAATCCTACATCGAGATGGTCCAGAACAAGATTGACAGCAGGTTACCCAAAGCTCATGTGTCTGTCACCATATCCAGCACCACATCCACCACCGACTTCACCGAAAAGCACGCGAGCCAATCGAAGACTACAGATCAAACCGCATTTGATGTGGAGAAGGGCCAACAGATCAGCACAAAGCCACCACTGAGCTGCAGGCAGTGTCTCCCAGAACTCGCTTACCGGCATCATTTGAACAGGTTTCTGTCAACCAGGCCAGCAGTACTCTCCTTGGTCGCCATTGCTGCTGTCTGTGTCTGTGTAGGGTTGATCATGCAGGGGCCACCCCACATTGGAGGTATGAGAGGTCCTTTCCGCTGGAATTCTTTGCGTTCAGGCCCCAAGTGATATGGTAGATTGACTGCCAAGCATCTGCAAATACAGTTCAGCTGTATCATGCAGCATGGAGATGTTTTGCTTCGAGTCTGTATATTCTTGTAACATAGATTTATCTTTTCACGGAATAACTATATTTGTTTACTACTTTACTGTACAACATTTAGAATTCGAAACTTGCATATCTAGAAATTCCATTGGACAGGCATCCTGACCTTGATAGAATGCAGTACTATCTGAATGGTTTTACCGTGAGCAGAGCAGctgacagagtgacagtgcTTCCATGCTCTTtaataatactccatccgtctcataatataaggaattttgagtttctacttgtactgtttgatcactcgtcttatttaaaaaatttgtgcaaatataaaaaacgaaaagttgtgcttaaaatactttggataataaaataagtcaaaaaaaataattccaaatttttttaataagaggaatggtcaaacagtgcaaacaaaaactcaaaatccattatattatgggaaggagggagtagaatgCAGTATAGCACTATCACAGAGAGTAAAATAGCTTTGGTTTGGATCTAGCTGTAATTAAAGTCGAGGATCTCTGGTTGGTGATATGCCAGATGTTAAAATTGCtttggtttttttatgggaGGTCATGGAGGCTTTGTAAAAATCAGATCCAGTTGTCCAGCTTatctttttagaaaattattgtcacaacaaattttggtaatatatttgttttgcaaCACGGTATGGTACAAGTTTTTCAGCCTATTGTTTCACTTGTTCATATGCTTATTTGAATCGCTTATTAGCAAACAAAAGATAATTTGTGAGTAAAACCTTTACATGCATGTCCTTAGCAACTCAAAAGCAAATACTGTAAAATAAACAACGATGGGAgaaaaattaaattcaaattttacttctaaaattcaaattttggctaagCATAAGCATAATCCAACGAGGCCTAATTCCATCTGTACGCGAAAGCGTCTTGACAAAATAGCATATGCAAGAGAGCTTGCTTAATTATTCAGAGATCAAGCAAGACACCAGATTTGGACAGAAGTGCACTGCGCACAAGACAAGGACCAATGAGAGGCTTCAGTTTCTTTATAGTTTCATCATCCCCTCCACCACTCACCACACAAGCTTCTTTAACACAAGAACACTAAGCAGCATAAGACCTTAAACATACCTGCCTGCTACTAAGGCAGTGAAAATAGATACATGTAGTGACGGTCTGATTAAGTTCAGAGGCTGAAGTGTAGATAAAAACATCTCCAAAATCAATGGAAACATTTCCAAAACAGTTTTAGAGGCTGCAAGTGTTTGTTTATGCAGAAGGCTCCTCCCACTTGAGGGGTTTCACCACCTCCCAGGTGAAGTCAGGGTCCTCCCTCCCGAAGTGCCCGTAAGCCGCCGTCTTCAGGTAGCGGCCATTGCCACCCCTCATCAGGTCGAGGTTGATGATGATCATGCCTGGCCTGAAATCGAAGTTCTCCGTGACAATCCTGAGGATCTCCCTGTCAGGGATCTTGCCCGTGCCGTAAGTGTCGACGAACACCGAGAGCGGTTCCGGCACGCCAATGGCATACGACACC encodes the following:
- the LOC4325162 gene encoding squamosa promoter-binding-like protein 1 isoform X4 codes for the protein MSSGLKKKGLEWDLNDWRWDSNLFLATPSNASPSKCSRRELGRAEGEIDFGVVDKRRRVSPEDDDGEECINAATTNGDDGQISGQRGRSSEDEMPRQGTCSSSGPCCQVDGCTVNLSSARDYNKRHKVCEVHTKSGVVRIKNVEHRFCQQCSRFHFLQEFDEGKKSCRSRLAQHNRRRRKVQVQAGVDVNSLHENHSLSNTLLLLLKQLSGLDSSGPSEQINGPNYLTNLVKNLAALAGTQRNQDMLKNANSAAIASHTGNYVAKGNSLHDSRPHIPVGTESTAEPTVERRVQNFDLNDAYVEGDENRTDKIVFKLFGKEPNDFPSDLRAQILSWLSNCPSDIESYIRPGCIILTIYMRLPNWMWDKLAADPAHWIQKLISLSTDTLWRTGWMYARVQDYLTLSCNGNLMLASPWQPAIGNKHQILFITPIAVACSSTANFSVKGLNIAQPTTKLLCIFGGKYLIQEATEKLLDDTKMQRGPQCLTFSCSFPSTSGRGFIEVEDLDQSSLSFPFVVAEEDVCSEIRTLEHLLNLVSFDDTLVEKNDLLASRDRALNFLHEFGWFLQRSHIRATSETPKDCTEGFPAARFRWLLSFAVDREFCAVIKKLLDTLFQGGVDLDVQSTVEFVLKQDLVFVAVNKRSKPLIDFLLTYTTSSAPMDGTESAAPAQFLFTPDIAGPSDITPLHIAATYSDTAGVLDALTDDPQQLGIKAWKNARDATGLTPEDYARKRGHESYIEMVQNKIDSRLPKAHVSVTISSTTSTTDFTEKHASQSKTTDQTAFDVEKGQQISTKPPLSCRQCLPELAYRHHLNRFLSTRPAVLSLVAIAAVCVCVGLIMQGPPHIGGMRGPFRWNSLRSGPK
- the LOC4325162 gene encoding squamosa promoter-binding-like protein 1 isoform X2, whose protein sequence is MSSGLKKKGLEWDLNDWRWDSNLFLATPSNASPSKCSRRELGRAEGEIDFGVVDKRRRVSPEDDDGEECINAATTNGDDGQISGQRGRSSEDEMPRQGTCSSSGPCCQVDGCTVNLSSARDYNKRHKVCEVHTKSGVVRIKNVEHRFCQQCSRFHFLQEFDEGKKSCRSRLAQHNRRRRKVQVQAGVDVNSLHENHSLSNTLLLLLKQLSGLDSSGPSEQINGPNYLTNLVKNLAALAGTQRNQDMLKNANSAAIASHTGNYVAKGNSLHDSRPHIPVGTESTAEPTVERRVQNFDLNDAYVEGDENRTDKIVFKLFGKEPNDFPSDLRAQILSWLSNCPSDIESYIRPGCIILTIYMRLPNWMWDKLAADPAHWIQKLISLSTDTLWRTGWMYARVQDYLTLSCNGNLMLASPWQPAIGNKHQILFITPIAVACSSTANFSVKGLNIAQPTTKLLCIFGGKYLIQEATEKLLDDTKMQRGPQCLTFSCSFPSTSGRGFIENSCFLFQVEDLDQSSLSFPFVVAEEDVCSEIRTLEHLLNLVSFDDTLVEKNDLLASRDRALNFLHEFGWFLQRSHIRATSETPKDCTEGFPAARFRWLLSFAVDREFCAVIKKLLDTLFQGGVDLDVQSTVEFVLKQDLVFVAVNKRSKPLIDFLLTYTTSSAPMDGTESAAPAQFLFTPDIAGPSDITPLHIAATYSDTAGVLDALTDDPQQLGIKAWKNARDATGLTPEDYARKRGHESYIEMVQNKIDSRLPKAHVSVTISSTTSTTDFTEKHASQSKTTDQTAFDVEKGQQISTKPPLSCRQCLPELAYRHHLNRFLSTRPAVLSLVAIAAVCVCVGLIMQGPPHIGGMRGPFRWNSLRSGPK
- the LOC4325162 gene encoding squamosa promoter-binding-like protein 1 yields the protein MSSGLKKKGLEWDLNDWRWDSNLFLATPSNASPSKCSRRELGRAEGEIDFGVVDKRRRVSPEDDDGEECINAATTNGDDGQISGQRGRSSEDEMPRQGTCSSSGPCCQVDGCTVNLSSARDYNKRHKVCEVHTKSGVVRIKNVEHRFCQQCSRFHFLQEFDEGKKSCRSRLAQHNRRRRKVQVQAGVDVNSLHENHSLSNTLLLLLKQLSGLDSSGPSEQINGPNYLTNLVKNLAALAGTQRNQDMLKNANSAAIASHTGNYVAKGNSLHDSRPHIPVGTESTAEEPTVERRVQNFDLNDAYVEGDENRTDKIVFKLFGKEPNDFPSDLRAQILSWLSNCPSDIESYIRPGCIILTIYMRLPNWMWDKLAADPAHWIQKLISLSTDTLWRTGWMYARVQDYLTLSCNGNLMLASPWQPAIGNKHQILFITPIAVACSSTANFSVKGLNIAQPTTKLLCIFGGKYLIQEATEKLLDDTKMQRGPQCLTFSCSFPSTSGRGFIEVEDLDQSSLSFPFVVAEEDVCSEIRTLEHLLNLVSFDDTLVEKNDLLASRDRALNFLHEFGWFLQRSHIRATSETPKDCTEGFPAARFRWLLSFAVDREFCAVIKKLLDTLFQGGVDLDVQSTVEFVLKQDLVFVAVNKRSKPLIDFLLTYTTSSAPMDGTESAAPAQFLFTPDIAGPSDITPLHIAATYSDTAGVLDALTDDPQQLGIKAWKNARDATGLTPEDYARKRGHESYIEMVQNKIDSRLPKAHVSVTISSTTSTTDFTEKHASQSKTTDQTAFDVEKGQQISTKPPLSCRQCLPELAYRHHLNRFLSTRPAVLSLVAIAAVCVCVGLIMQGPPHIGGMRGPFRWNSLRSGPK
- the LOC4325162 gene encoding squamosa promoter-binding-like protein 1 isoform X1, with protein sequence MSSGLKKKGLEWDLNDWRWDSNLFLATPSNASPSKCSRRELGRAEGEIDFGVVDKRRRVSPEDDDGEECINAATTNGDDGQISGQRGRSSEDEMPRQGTCSSSGPCCQVDGCTVNLSSARDYNKRHKVCEVHTKSGVVRIKNVEHRFCQQCSRFHFLQEFDEGKKSCRSRLAQHNRRRRKVQVQAGVDVNSLHENHSLSNTLLLLLKQLSGLDSSGPSEQINGPNYLTNLVKNLAALAGTQRNQDMLKNANSAAIASHTGNYVAKGNSLHDSRPHIPVGTESTAEEPTVERRVQNFDLNDAYVEGDENRTDKIVFKLFGKEPNDFPSDLRAQILSWLSNCPSDIESYIRPGCIILTIYMRLPNWMWDKLAADPAHWIQKLISLSTDTLWRTGWMYARVQDYLTLSCNGNLMLASPWQPAIGNKHQILFITPIAVACSSTANFSVKGLNIAQPTTKLLCIFGGKYLIQEATEKLLDDTKMQRGPQCLTFSCSFPSTSGRGFIENSCFLFQVEDLDQSSLSFPFVVAEEDVCSEIRTLEHLLNLVSFDDTLVEKNDLLASRDRALNFLHEFGWFLQRSHIRATSETPKDCTEGFPAARFRWLLSFAVDREFCAVIKKLLDTLFQGGVDLDVQSTVEFVLKQDLVFVAVNKRSKPLIDFLLTYTTSSAPMDGTESAAPAQFLFTPDIAGPSDITPLHIAATYSDTAGVLDALTDDPQQLGIKAWKNARDATGLTPEDYARKRGHESYIEMVQNKIDSRLPKAHVSVTISSTTSTTDFTEKHASQSKTTDQTAFDVEKGQQISTKPPLSCRQCLPELAYRHHLNRFLSTRPAVLSLVAIAAVCVCVGLIMQGPPHIGGMRGPFRWNSLRSGPK